In the Variovorax sp. S12S4 genome, one interval contains:
- a CDS encoding alanyl-tRNA editing protein: MTDDLFRADAYLRACEARILRIDDSGIVLDRTVFYPLGGGQAGDAGVLALADGREVVIADTRKAKNEEGQATSEFVHVPAPEQAELLAALKPGDTVTARLDWERRHRLMRFHTASHLLCHLVPVPVNGCSITPDYARIDFHMTDPLDKEALTAGLARLVRAAHPLTVGAITDEELDANPALVKSMSVQPPRGTGTVRTIRIGGEGEAQIDFQPCGGTHVANTAEIGAVMVTKIEKKSANSRRVVLGWAA; encoded by the coding sequence ATGACCGACGACCTGTTCCGCGCCGACGCGTACCTGCGCGCCTGCGAAGCCCGCATCCTGCGCATCGACGACTCCGGCATCGTGCTGGACCGTACCGTGTTCTATCCGCTCGGCGGCGGACAGGCCGGCGACGCGGGCGTGCTGGCGCTGGCGGACGGCCGGGAAGTCGTCATCGCCGACACCCGCAAGGCCAAGAATGAAGAAGGCCAGGCCACCAGCGAATTCGTTCACGTGCCCGCGCCCGAACAGGCCGAACTGCTGGCTGCCTTGAAGCCGGGCGATACAGTCACCGCGCGCCTCGACTGGGAGCGCCGCCACCGGCTGATGCGCTTTCACACCGCCAGCCACCTGCTGTGCCACCTGGTGCCGGTGCCCGTGAACGGCTGCTCGATCACGCCCGACTACGCGCGCATCGACTTCCACATGACCGACCCGCTCGACAAGGAAGCGCTGACCGCCGGCCTCGCGCGGCTGGTGCGAGCGGCCCATCCGCTGACCGTGGGCGCCATCACCGACGAAGAGCTCGACGCCAACCCGGCGCTGGTGAAGAGCATGAGCGTGCAGCCGCCGCGCGGCACGGGCACGGTGCGCACCATTCGCATCGGCGGTGAGGGCGAGGCGCAGATCGACTTTCAGCCTTGCGGCGGCACGCATGTTGCAAACACTGCCGAGATTGGCGCGGTGATGGTCACCAAGATCGAGAAAAAGAGCGCCAACAGCCGCCGCGTGGTGCTGGGCTGGGCCGCTTGA